ACGATCCCCATCTGTAGTTGCCCAAAAAGCGGCGTCAGGTAGCGTTCGCCGTCGATCACAATACGTTTGACCAGGTCCGCCAGCGGCTGCGAAATAGAATCCGAAAATGGGTAGTTGTAAGGCTGCTTCACCTCACGCGAGAAGAACGGCCTGCTGGGCTGCACGGACCACACCTTGAGCCACGGGCAACTCGTGAACGGAAACCAGATCGCCTCCATCCGGCCCGAGCGGTCCAGGAACGATTCGATCGTACGCCCCCCTGACTTTGCCGAGGCGAACAGTTCGGATGCCGGAATATCCACATAACTCTGACAGCGCAGCCTCTGGTTGACACCCGCTTCGAGCGTCGCCTCGACGATCAGCGCGCGGCCCAGGTGAACGAGGAACGCCCCGATGTCGGGCTCGGTACGCTTGAAGGTGCGCAGCACATACTGCTGTTTCCGGTCATCGAACACGACCGCCGTAAGCGACAGGATCAAATTGCTCAGCGAACCATAGGTATGCCCCTTCAATGGAGCCTCGCCGGAAGCGGGTATCGCTGTTCCGTGAGCGCCGATCGCAAGAGCGCCGCCTAGCGTGATGTCGCCTGGAGCGGGCGAGGCCGTGACACCCAAACCGGATTGTTCGAGCGTTGCCAGTAGCACTTCCATCGAAATGCCGGCTTGAGCCGTGAAGCGTGCAGGCTGAGATGACTTGTCCACCGATATGGCGTTGAGCGACTTCGTCATGTCGAGCAGGACGACTTGGGAGGCTCCGGTGGTCCGGTCGATCGTCAGCGGCGACCAGTTGTGCATATAGCCGCGAGGCCGGATGCGATAGCCGTTTGCGCGCGCCCAGTTGACGATCGTAACCACGGCGGCGGGCGTATCGGGCGACGCTGTCCAGACATC
This genomic stretch from Paraburkholderia dioscoreae harbors:
- a CDS encoding cholesterol oxidase substrate-binding domain-containing protein; translation: MIKDLQDTFKPPTRRKFIADIARLSVAGVVTGWTPVYQIAARAQDTARVPANFPAGIPLYKQAFQNWSGEIAVADVWTASPDTPAAVVTIVNWARANGYRIRPRGYMHNWSPLTIDRTTGASQVVLLDMTKSLNAISVDKSSQPARFTAQAGISMEVLLATLEQSGLGVTASPAPGDITLGGALAIGAHGTAIPASGEAPLKGHTYGSLSNLILSLTAVVFDDRKQQYVLRTFKRTEPDIGAFLVHLGRALIVEATLEAGVNQRLRCQSYVDIPASELFASAKSGGRTIESFLDRSGRMEAIWFPFTSCPWLKVWSVQPSRPFFSREVKQPYNYPFSDSISQPLADLVKRIVIDGERYLTPLFGQLQMGIVVAGLGVTFSSDIWGWSRNVLQYIRPSTLRVTANGYAVLARRADVQRVIYEFVQFYQNRVDVYRQRGEFPMNGPVEIRVTGLDQTADAGPGAVTPSLAALKPRPDHPEWNIAVYFDILTLPGTPLANSFYREIEQWMMSNYAGSYATVRPEWSKGWAYTNAAPWQDSMMIGTTIPNLHSEGQPPGSSWSTARNTLNRYDPYRVFSSALLDTLLP